One segment of Tenrec ecaudatus isolate mTenEca1 chromosome 1, mTenEca1.hap1, whole genome shotgun sequence DNA contains the following:
- the SEMA4A gene encoding semaphorin-4A isoform X2 translates to MALPALGRDPWSPLGLFLFQLLLPFLPPTTAEAGGQGPLPRVRYSAGDGRRALSLFQQKDLRDFDILLLSDDGNTLFVGAREAILALDIQEPGVPRLHNRIPWPASDRKKTECAFKRKSNETQCFNFIRVLVSFNATHLYACGTFAFSPVCTFIELKDSTLMPILEANVMEGKGQSPFNPVHKHTAVLVDGMLYSGTMNNFLGSDPILIRTLGHPVLKTDNFLNWLQADAAFVAAIPSTQFVYFFFEETASEFDFFERLHTSRVARVCKNDVGGEKLLQKKWTTFLKAQLLCAQPGQLPFNIIRHAVLWPAGSSGVSQVFAVFTSQWQLGGTQSSAVCAFSLTDIERVFEGKFKELNKETSHWTTYMGPETSPRPGSCSVSPSSDKALTFMKDHFLMDEPVVGRPLLVKSGVEYTQLAVETAQDVEGNRHVVMYLGTTTGSLHKAVVSSNGSSAYLVEEVQLFPAPEPVRNLQLAPTQGAVFAGFSGGILRVPRANCNIYETCVDCVLARDPHCAWDPESRICSLLPTPIPSTWKQNVEHGNPGWACATGPVGRSHQPRSRPQIIKEVLAVANSILELPCPHLSALASYHWSHGAAAIPEASSTVYNGSLLLLLREGAGGLYQCWATEHGFSYPVVSYWVDSQEQPLALDPELEGIPRERVEAPLTRVGGGASLAAQRSYWPHFLTVTVLLALVLSGALIFLLASPLGALRARGKVQGCGTLPLPPGEKAPLSKEQPLKSPKGHRTSACDVDADNNHLGTEVP, encoded by the exons ATGGCCCTCCCAGCCCTGGGCCGGGATCCCTGGAGCCCGCTGGGCCTTTTCCTCTTCCAGTTACTGCTGCCGTTCCTGCCTCCCACGACCGCAGAGGCAGGTGGGCAGGGGCCCCTGCCCAGGGTCAGATACTCCGCAG GGGACGGACGCAGGGCTCTTAGCCTCTTCCAGCAGAAGGACCTCCGGGATTTTGACATACTGCTCCTGAGTGATGATGGAAACACTCTCTTTGTGGGAGCTCGGGAGGCCATCCTGGCCCTGGACATCCAAGAACCAGGGGTCCCAAGACTGCACAACAGG ATCCCCTGGCCAGCCAGCGACAGGAAGAAGACTGAATGCGCCTTTAAGAGGAAGAGCAATGAG ACACAGTGTTTCAACTTCATCCGGGTCCTGGTCTCTTTCAATGCCACCCATCTCTACGCCTGCGGTACCTTTGCCTTCAGCCCCGTGTGCACCTTCATT GAACTCAAAGATTCCACCCTGATGCCCATCTTGGAGGCCAATGTGATGGAGGGAAAGGGCCAAAGCCCCTTTAACCCAGTCCACAAGCACACGGCTGTCCTCGTGG ATGGGATGCTGTATTCTGGCACCATGAACAACTTCTTGGGCAGTGACCCCATCCTCATTCGCACACTGGGCCATCCTGTCCTCAAGACGGACAACTTCCTCAACTGGCTGCAGG CCGACGCCGCCTTCGTGGCAGCCATTCCTTCGACCCAGTTCGTCTACTTCTTCTTCGAGGAGACAGCCAGCGAGTTTGACTTCTTTGAGAGGCTCCACACGTCCCGGGTGGCCCGAGTCTGCAAG AACGACGTGGGCGGCGAGAAGCTGCTGCAGAAGAAATGGACCACCTTCCTGAAGGCCCAGCTGCTCTGCGCCCAGCCTGGCCAGCTGCCCTTCAACATCATCCGCCACGCGGTCCTGTGGCCTGCGGGTTCCTCCGGGGTTTCCCAAGTCTTCGCAGTCTTCACTTCCCAGTG GCAGCTCGGAGGGACCCAGAGTTCTGCCGTCTGCGCCTTTTCTCTCACGGACATCGAGCGTGTCTTTGAGGGGAAATTCAAGGAGCTGAACAAGGAGACTTCACACTGGACCACTTACATGGGCCCTGAGACCAGCCCCCGGCCAGGCAGT TGCTCAGTGAGCCCCTCCTCCGATAAAGCCTTGACCTTCATGAAGGACCACTTCCTGATGGACGAGCCGGTGGTGGGGAGGCCCCTGCTGGTGAAGTCTGGCGTGGAGTACACCCAGCTGGCGGTGGAGACAGCCCAGGACGTCGAAGGGAACCGCCATGTGGTCATGTACCTGGGCACGA CCACAGGGTCGCTGCACAAGGCAGTGGTGAGCAGTAACGGCAGTAGTGCCTACCTGGTGGAGGAGGTCCAGCTGTTCCCTGCCCCGGAGCCTGTGCGGAACCTGCAGCTGGCTCCCACCCAG GGTGCGGTGTTCGCGGGCTTCTCGGGCGGCATCCTGAGGGTACCCCGAGCCAACTGCAACATCTACGAGACTTGTGTGGACTGTGTCCTGGCCCGGGACCCCCACTGTGCCTGGGATCCTGAGTCCCGAATTTGCAGCCTCCTGCCCACCCCCATCCC GAGCACCTGGAAGCAGAATGTAGAGCATGGAAACCCAGGGTGGGCGTGCGCTACTGGCCCTGTGGGCAGGAGTCACCAGCCTCGGAGTCGCCCCCAAATCA TTAAAGAAGTGCTGGCGGTGGCCAACTCCATCCTGgagctcccctgcccccacctctcaGCCCTGGCCTCTTACCACTGGAGCCACGGGGCAGCGGCCATTCCGGAAGCCTCTTCCACAGTCTACAACGGCTCCCTCTTGTTGCTCCTGCGGGAAGGGGCTGGGGGTCTTTACCAGTGCTGGGCCACCGAGCACGGGTTCTCCTACCCCGTGGTCTCCTACTGGGTGGACAGCCAGGAGCAGCCTCTGGCGCTGGACCCTGAACTGGAGGGCATTCCCCGGGAGCGTGTGGAGGCCCCGCTGACCAGAGTGGGGGGCGGGGCCAGCCTGGCCGCCCAGCGCTCCTACTGGCCGCATTTCCTCACCGTCACCGTGCTCCTGGCCCTGGTCCTCTCCGGagccctcatcttcctcctcgcCTCCCCGCTGGGGGCGCTCCGAGCCCGGGGAAAGGTCCAGGGCTGCGGGACGCTGCCCCTGCCCCCCGGGGAGAAGGCCCCGCTGAGCAAGGAGCAGCCCCTCAAGTCCCCCAAGGGACACAGGACCTCTGCCTGTGACGTGGACGCTGACAACAACCACCTGGGCACTGAGGTGCCATGA
- the SEMA4A gene encoding semaphorin-4A isoform X1, translating to MPILEANVMEGKGQSPFNPVHKHTAVLVDGMLYSGTMNNFLGSDPILIRTLGHPVLKTDNFLNWLQADAAFVAAIPSTQFVYFFFEETASEFDFFERLHTSRVARVCKNDVGGEKLLQKKWTTFLKAQLLCAQPGQLPFNIIRHAVLWPAGSSGVSQVFAVFTSQWQLGGTQSSAVCAFSLTDIERVFEGKFKELNKETSHWTTYMGPETSPRPGSCSVSPSSDKALTFMKDHFLMDEPVVGRPLLVKSGVEYTQLAVETAQDVEGNRHVVMYLGTTTGSLHKAVVSSNGSSAYLVEEVQLFPAPEPVRNLQLAPTQGAVFAGFSGGILRVPRANCNIYETCVDCVLARDPHCAWDPESRICSLLPTPIPSTWKQNVEHGNPGWACATGPVGRSHQPRSRPQIIKEVLAVANSILELPCPHLSALASYHWSHGAAAIPEASSTVYNGSLLLLLREGAGGLYQCWATEHGFSYPVVSYWVDSQEQPLALDPELEGIPRERVEAPLTRVGGGASLAAQRSYWPHFLTVTVLLALVLSGALIFLLASPLGALRARGKVQGCGTLPLPPGEKAPLSKEQPLKSPKGHRTSACDVDADNNHLGTEVP from the exons ATGCCCATCTTGGAGGCCAATGTGATGGAGGGAAAGGGCCAAAGCCCCTTTAACCCAGTCCACAAGCACACGGCTGTCCTCGTGG ATGGGATGCTGTATTCTGGCACCATGAACAACTTCTTGGGCAGTGACCCCATCCTCATTCGCACACTGGGCCATCCTGTCCTCAAGACGGACAACTTCCTCAACTGGCTGCAGG CCGACGCCGCCTTCGTGGCAGCCATTCCTTCGACCCAGTTCGTCTACTTCTTCTTCGAGGAGACAGCCAGCGAGTTTGACTTCTTTGAGAGGCTCCACACGTCCCGGGTGGCCCGAGTCTGCAAG AACGACGTGGGCGGCGAGAAGCTGCTGCAGAAGAAATGGACCACCTTCCTGAAGGCCCAGCTGCTCTGCGCCCAGCCTGGCCAGCTGCCCTTCAACATCATCCGCCACGCGGTCCTGTGGCCTGCGGGTTCCTCCGGGGTTTCCCAAGTCTTCGCAGTCTTCACTTCCCAGTG GCAGCTCGGAGGGACCCAGAGTTCTGCCGTCTGCGCCTTTTCTCTCACGGACATCGAGCGTGTCTTTGAGGGGAAATTCAAGGAGCTGAACAAGGAGACTTCACACTGGACCACTTACATGGGCCCTGAGACCAGCCCCCGGCCAGGCAGT TGCTCAGTGAGCCCCTCCTCCGATAAAGCCTTGACCTTCATGAAGGACCACTTCCTGATGGACGAGCCGGTGGTGGGGAGGCCCCTGCTGGTGAAGTCTGGCGTGGAGTACACCCAGCTGGCGGTGGAGACAGCCCAGGACGTCGAAGGGAACCGCCATGTGGTCATGTACCTGGGCACGA CCACAGGGTCGCTGCACAAGGCAGTGGTGAGCAGTAACGGCAGTAGTGCCTACCTGGTGGAGGAGGTCCAGCTGTTCCCTGCCCCGGAGCCTGTGCGGAACCTGCAGCTGGCTCCCACCCAG GGTGCGGTGTTCGCGGGCTTCTCGGGCGGCATCCTGAGGGTACCCCGAGCCAACTGCAACATCTACGAGACTTGTGTGGACTGTGTCCTGGCCCGGGACCCCCACTGTGCCTGGGATCCTGAGTCCCGAATTTGCAGCCTCCTGCCCACCCCCATCCC GAGCACCTGGAAGCAGAATGTAGAGCATGGAAACCCAGGGTGGGCGTGCGCTACTGGCCCTGTGGGCAGGAGTCACCAGCCTCGGAGTCGCCCCCAAATCA TTAAAGAAGTGCTGGCGGTGGCCAACTCCATCCTGgagctcccctgcccccacctctcaGCCCTGGCCTCTTACCACTGGAGCCACGGGGCAGCGGCCATTCCGGAAGCCTCTTCCACAGTCTACAACGGCTCCCTCTTGTTGCTCCTGCGGGAAGGGGCTGGGGGTCTTTACCAGTGCTGGGCCACCGAGCACGGGTTCTCCTACCCCGTGGTCTCCTACTGGGTGGACAGCCAGGAGCAGCCTCTGGCGCTGGACCCTGAACTGGAGGGCATTCCCCGGGAGCGTGTGGAGGCCCCGCTGACCAGAGTGGGGGGCGGGGCCAGCCTGGCCGCCCAGCGCTCCTACTGGCCGCATTTCCTCACCGTCACCGTGCTCCTGGCCCTGGTCCTCTCCGGagccctcatcttcctcctcgcCTCCCCGCTGGGGGCGCTCCGAGCCCGGGGAAAGGTCCAGGGCTGCGGGACGCTGCCCCTGCCCCCCGGGGAGAAGGCCCCGCTGAGCAAGGAGCAGCCCCTCAAGTCCCCCAAGGGACACAGGACCTCTGCCTGTGACGTGGACGCTGACAACAACCACCTGGGCACTGAGGTGCCATGA